The genomic segment aatcgcaacggtTAGATAAATGTCGAGTTTGTCCTTAAAGTTTAAACAAAAATGTTAAAGAAACAAACTAGTTTTAAAaaacaatttattttaattttaagttgaaTACTAGTTCTGCACACAGCCCGATTTCTGGATCCCAACGCGCCGCCATGTGACGGAGTTACTCATCCAGAATACTTGTCTAGAATGAGCCTCATATCTAGTATATTAGTATTTAAGAACCATTAATTATAACAAAACTGTATTCTCAGGGCATTGTCCCAATAATGCATATAAAAATAGACATCTTTGAGAAGATGTCCGAGTCAGTGAAATAAGAGATCGCATAACAAATGATCAGGAATTTGAGAGTTTACCCGTGTCCATCAAAAGATAGTGGCTACAAATTCTATAGCTATTAAAAAAAAGGTCAAATGAAATTAAATAAGAAATGACATGGGTTTAGATGGGAGTTATTTTATTTACAAACACGTCGGACAAAAGAAGGGAGACGGGTGAGTAGACGTGAGACAGGAACGGCCCAACAATTTAGTTCGAATTCTATTTAACGGGCCTGTGACAGCCCAAAGAGTTAAGAATAATTTTAACCGTCCTTCGGACCAGGCACGTGCATCGCTCGTGACAATCGCGAACGAACTTTCCCATTTTACTACATCGGAATCTAACCGAAAATGTCGGCATTTCCCCATTTAATCGAGCAGGTATTTTTCTCCGAAATCTCTATATTGTTTGTTGATTTCTTCATTTGTTTAATTCGTGTTGTTGCTTAATAATCATTTCAATTGAGGTATGTACGCTATCTTTCTTTGTTTTGAATCGATGGTTATTGGTTTTTGTTTTGTCTCGTTTTGACTACTATTTGACTTTAATTTCGTTCTGCTATAGTTGATGGCTTCGTGATGAAATTTGTTGTTTCCTGTCCGAAGTTTTGACTTGACGTAAGATTGATTGCCCCTTTTTTGTTTGAAGATCTTAGGGGGTTTTATTATCTTTTTTCTTCGTGGAGTTCGTCTCGAGTTTCTGTCTTTGAAAATTTATCACCGGGGATTTTAGGCCTTTGCGTCTGTGTTAATGAAAAGGCCATTTATCTGCAGATTATGTTGATCATAATATGATTTTGGCGCATCATATTATGAAATTTTTGACTTTAATATTTGATGTTCATTTCTATTGGGGGGTTCATCTCGAGTTTCTGTCTTTGAAGATTTATCacccactacaaaaaaaaaaattagcgacggattttccgtcgctaaaatcgtcgctaatttcaaaaagcgacggttttaacgacGGTATAGCTTTCCGTAACCGAACCCTGCGTCGCCTTCTAAAACGACGGTTCTTCActtccgtcgctaaattaatcgaatgttttttaaaaaaaccgccgCTTAATAAGCGACCGTGTTTTTCGACAAACACCTACAGATCTGTACCGAATATGTTTCATATAAGTCATAAAAAACATCTacgcaaaaattaaaattatgaattaaaTTTTCTGTAAGAAAAAAGCTTTAAAACCTGATTTGGGCGAAAAAATGCAGCTTCACGTAATGTTGGAAGATCGCAACAACGAACAAACCTAcgaaataaatacaaaaaaatgtTAGTGCAAATTAAAAAAATCGAACTTCTAAAAAATTGACATAGTATAGCTATTACCAGAAAGATAGGTGAAAATCGTGGAAGGAAATGTTCGCGAAGCATGGTATATATAGAagcttagcgacggttttcttcaaaaccgtcgctatatagcgacagttgctgattaaaccgtcgctatatatagcgacggtttaagacAAACAAACGCTATGATGGCGACGTTTTTTGAACAACCGTCGCCGATCACGATCGGCGACGGTGTATACATAATCGTCagtaatcggcgacggtttgtgCTTAGCCGTCGTTAATATAGCGACTGTTGTGCATGAACTGTTACTATAATTGCGACGGTGTTTACTAAACCGTCGCCAAAGTTTTAGGCGTCGGTATATGTACatccgtcgctataatagcgacggtttatgaaacaccgtcgctataatagcgacggttttccaTTTGCGTTTTTGTAGGCCTATGCTTCAATGTGTGAGAAGGTGTTGATCTCCATATGATTATCGAGCATCGTATTATGTAGTTTTCGACTTTAGTCTTTGGGGTTCATTTCATCGGACTAGATTATCggatttcatttgttttttatattttgaagtttTTTGAGGTGTTGATGGCATCCTATATTTCAGATATCTGATTTTGGTACATGGACAAGATTTTTTGAGTACCTTATGCGTTAGCATTTGATCATAGCCTTTTGTGTGAAAAGGGTTCGAAAATATTTTATGCACCTGGCTGATTTTTATCGAATATTTTTCCAAACACATATTTACtcgtaaaaaaatatttttttaagtatTTCACCAAATGGTGTGTGAGATGTTGTCATCTTATTCTAAGTGAAGACCAAAGTGTGGCATTACCAATTAGGATCTTGATCTTTTTCAATATTTTGGAATAACTCAATCATTATATTATAATAGTTATAGTTATTAAAATAGTTAAACCATCTAATGTATTTTTCTTAAATGATATAATTTCATAAACGAATATGTCATTCAAAAAATAAAGGCTATCATCAAATGCTAACGCATAAGGTACTCAAAAAATCTTGTCCATGTACCAAAATCAGATATCTGAAATATAGGATGCCATCAACACCTCAAAAGACTTCAAAATAtaagaaacaaatgaaatccgGGATTCTAGTCCGATGAAATGAACCCCAAAGACTAAAGTCGAAAACTACATAATACGATGCTCGATAATCGTATGGAGATCAACACAATTTGCAGATAAAGGGCCTTCTCACACATTGAAGCAGAGGCCTAAAATCCCCGGTGATAAAACTTCAAAGACAGAAACTCGAGATGAACCCCCCAATAGAAATGAACACCAAATATTAAAGTCGAAAACTTCATAATATGATGCGCCAAAATCATATTATGATCAACATAATCTGCATATAAAGGGCCTTTTCATACACACAGACGCAAAGGCCTAAAATCTCCGGTGATAAATTTTCAAAGACAGAAACTCGAGACGAACTCCACGAAgaaaaaacataataaaaccCCCTAATATCTTCAAACAAAAAAGGGGCAATCAATCTTACGTCAAGTCAAAACTTCGGACATGAAACAACAAATTTCATCACGAAGCCATCAACTATAGCAGAACGAAATTAAAGTCAAATAGTAGTCAAAACGAGACAAAACAAAAACCAATAACCATCGattcaaaataaagaaagatAGCGTACATACCTCCATTGAAATGATTATTAAGCAACAACACGAATTAAACAAATGAAGAAATCAACAAACAACATAGAGATTTCGGAGACAAATACCTGCTCGATTAAATGGAGAAATGCCGACATTTTCGGTTAGATTCCGATGTAGTAAAATGGGAAAGTTCGTTCGCGATTGTCACGAGCGATGCACATGCCTGGTCCGAAGGACGGTTAAAATTATTCTTAACTCTTTGGGCTGTCACAGGCCCGTTAAATAGAATTCGAACTAAATTGTTGGGCCGTTCATGTCTCACGTCTACTCACCCGTCTCCCTTCTATTGTCCGACGTGTTTGTAAATAAAATAACTCCCATCTAAACCCATGTCATTTCTTATTTAATTTCATTTGACCTTTTTTTTTAATAGCTATAGAATTTGTAGCCACTATCTTTTGATGGACACGGGTAAACTCTCAACTTCCTGATCATTTGTTAAGCGATTTCTTATTCCACTGATTCGGACATCTTCTCAAAGATGTCTATTCTTATATGCATTATTGGGACAATGCTCTGAGAATACAGTTTTGTTATAATTAATGGTTCTTAAATACTATTATATTAGATATGAGGCTCATTCTAGACAAgtattttattagttaaaaAGACTTTAAATATGTGTTTGACCAAATTtttgtaaaatgttttttttttaatttttttaataaaaattattttcaaagtATACTTTTTAATGTATAAtaaagggttttttttttatgtttttaaaacagaaaatcatattttttgggtaaaaaattatttttatcgaatatttttcaaaacacatatttattcataaaaaaatatttttttaagtatTTGACCAAATGGTGTGTGAGATGTTGTCATCTTATTCCAAGTGAAGACCAAAGTGTGGCATTATCAATTAGGATCTTGATCTTTTTCAATATTTTGGAATAACTCAATCATTATATTATAATAGTTATAGTTATTAAAATAGTTAAACCATCTAAAGTATTTTTCTTAAATGATATAATCTCATAAACGAATATatcattcaaaaaataaaataaaacttaCATAATTCCTCCttgtattgtttatgttattatatatgtatgtacatATATAGAATCAAAAttcccaaaataaaaatttagattttaaatcttttttgatcaaaattttcatatgcaaaatttcttctttttacATGTGATTTGACCTTTGTTTTtaaatatgacaaaaatttgtatgcgacggtttcacggatcgtattttgtgagacgaatatcttattttggtcatccatgaaaaatattattttttatgataagaatattacttttttattttgaatattagtaggattgatccgtctcacagataaagattcgtgagactatcTGATAAGACAGATACTATTTGAATAGATATTTGAAgtttattttgatataaacattAAAAGTAAATAAACCATGGGGAAAAAAGCATTCAATTTTTATATATCAAACTATCTAAACTTTTTTTTTGCCCCGTACTTTATACACACAAAAAGGCACACAAGCTTTACACACAAACGCAGAGAAACGCACACAGTTGCTGCAGGTGTGAAAAATGGAACTGCTCGGTTGGATGCACACAACCACCAAAGCATTTTACAGTTTTTACTGCAAAATCAGTACCTCTTCTTCTCTCTTCACATGCCAATCATCCTCTTATCATGTCAAATCCCACTCCCACTCTTTCTAATAATCGATCCCTCTCTCATAAACAGGTAAAGTTGCGTCCACATTGATTTCCCGTGAACAAATTGTTCTAGCCTTGTTTCTTGACACCTTTCAAGGTTTTTAGTTCGAAGATAGAAGATTTAGTGGAACTTTCTTACATTGATACCCAAAGATTGAAATTTTAGCTTTGTTTCTTGAAACCCAACATGTTTTTTTGCTCATAGGTAAAGGTGGAGAGGTATTCTCTTGATTTGATTGGGCAATATCAAGTTTTTGTCCTTGTTTCTTGAAAGCTGAAACCACCTGTCAAGGTTTTTAGCTCGTAGGTAAGCATAAAGTAGTGTACTTATTTAAGTGCTAAATACACGGAGTGAGTGTGGAAGTGTGAATGTGAGCAAACTAGAGATGGGCTGTTTGCAGTCCAAAACCGCTAACGTTCAATCACCTGACCAGGAATCTTCTCAGCCTGATGCTAAACCAGATCCGGGTATTTCAATCTTTCTTCTTTGTTCTTACTTAACCTTTTGGTGAGCTTTTGAGCGTATTGGCTTGTGTACTTTTAACTCATTATGGGTGCGACGTTTATCGATTCTCATTGTTTCTTAATCTTCTTAATTTGTTTTTTGTTAGTTTCCGAGATTATAAGAATGTGATTTATGAATGATTGAGCCTATGTGCTCGTTTATCTGTGACTGGTGATATATATTTTCTCTCTCTACCTCTGTTATCTGCGCACTTGAAATATCCTTTGGATGGTGTGAATCAAGATATCAAGTAGATGCGAATGTATCTTGGTGCCATATTGGCTACCATTCCAGTTCCTTTGCGATGTCTTGGACAGATCCAGATCATCCATTTTCTTTAgctaattaaaattattataattctaCATAAAACTTTCCATGTACGGTAATACCATTCTATTACCATAGTACCACATATTTTCAGCTGATATCGTGGCCATTCCAGTCGTTCAGTGTTCAGGTCATTCCTGAGTCCTTTTATCGAAACTGCGCCCAGCCCGCTCTATGTTTTTTTGAGTTTTGGCCGGAAACATTGTCGATGTCATACATTTTATAGCATGCGTTTTACCTTTCACGGACTACTTTCGTGTCCTTCATAATTTCCCCTGGGAATATCGTGTCTGGATACAATTTGCGTTTTGTTtagaattcagttttaaatatgTGTTGCACTTTATTTATTCACCCTTTTGTCACTTGGTTTTTTTTATGTGTGTTGAGCAAATAAAAATCGGGTTATTGAGCTGTGGTAGTGTCACATTGGGATATGATTATTTCAGATAGAATTATACTTTAATATGTTAACACACGCTTAGGAAacgatattttattaaataataaaaactaataGTTACAAAAGGCGGACAATATTTTAACACACACTTGTACAAGCAGAATGTTTTGTATCATTGTTAAACATTGAACATTCTGCATTTTCCATATTCAAGGGTAAAACAACTAAAAATTTCTGAGacattttatatgttgattgATTACTGCCCAGAAAACGGGGGCCAATTGGATCAGGATCAAATACCTGCTTTCAACGAATTTGCACTTTCAGAATTGCGAGCTGCAACGAATGGCTTCAGCAGTGAGTTGATAGTTTCAGAGAGTGGAGAGAGAGCTCCTAATGTTGTGTATAGAGGGAAACTTCGAAATAACAGGCTTGTTGCCATCAAACGATTCTCAAAGCAATCATGGCCTGATCCGCAACAGTTTGTGGTCAGTTTTCTATATGTTCGGTGATACAAGTGTCAACATATTTTCATTTACTTACCATTCAATTGTAGTGCATATGTGAGCTGGACCAATGTGCTAGTAGTGTTCTTTTACTTGATTTTTGCTGTAGTAAAATTACAATCACTCCTGGTGATATTGTTCCATCTGTCACTTTATTTGTTTAACTGTCGAAAGGAGTAGTTTTACAGTTAATTGGTTCTGATTTAGTATAACAATTTACGCATTAATATTTGCATTTTGAGGAGTGTTCCATAAAATCCTTTAATTTTACGGCAGATTTTTGTCATATCTCTCGTTTAACACCTATAAAGTTTTTTGGATATGCTATCTAACATATATTGAATACGTTGCAACTTATTTTGCTAGGATATATTGTATCATCAATTTGAAATTGTTTGTCATTGTCAATCAACTGTAAATGACTGAGCGTGAGATGTCATTTCGAAGAATTACTATGCTATCCCATGACGGTTTTTCACAAGAAAATGTCTAATTTTGAAAAACTGCTAAGCTCATTACAACATCATCGATGACATTCATTCACAGGCAGAAGCTGCTGGAGTTGGCAAGGTCAGACACAAGAGAATGGTGAACTTAATTGGATGCTGCGCTGAAGGAGATGAACGCCTGTTAATTGCTGAATATATGCCAAATGATACGCTATCTAAGCATCTGTTTCATTGtaggattttttttatttttatttttttctcttcACTTCAGTGATTCTGAAATCATTTGACATATGTCTTAGGCTGAATATCTTTTGGCCCTCCCTTTCGACTTGTTCACATATAAAGCATAACTAAGCTTCTGATTTTCCGCCATTTCATCGGGTGTGTTTCTTCACATTTTGCTGCAGGGGATAAACAACCTCTCCAGTGGGAAATGCGTGTGAGAATCGCATACAACATTGCAGAAGCCCTTGACCACTGCAATGCCGAAGACCGGAAAATATATCACGACTTAAATGCTTACAGAGTTCTTTTTGATGAGGTAATCGAGTTAACATAAGTTGCCCGAACAACCATTAATCTTGTACTCGCAGAAACTGAACATTACTAGTCAATTAGTCTACCAGTTTGCTTGTGCTCGTATTTTCAGTGTGACCTAAAAAATGAACTGCCTTTCTACATTGGACCATCAACCATGTCCCAGATATATGGTCACTATAAAATGGTTATGCTTTTCATTAGTGTAGAAACAGTCTTACTGTAATCCTCTAATGTAGAAACTGGCTTACTGTAACCCTCTGTAACCTGAACAAGATGCGTCATAAGATTTTTGCTGGTGTAAATGGCAATTGACAGTTAAAATGGATCATTTGGTTTTGATTACACGGGTTCATATTGCAGGATGGAGACCCTAGGTTATCTAGTTTCGGCTTGATGAAAAACAGTAGGGATGGGAAGAGCTATAGCACCAATTTAGCTTACACACCCCCGGAGTTTTTACGTACAGGTATATTCATGTTTTCCCTGTAGCTCCTTCAtataatgttaccgttgaaattTGCTCGAGTACCATTCTAATATATGAGAATGGTGATTCAGGGCTTGTCTCTATTTTCTTGTTCGAGCTTGAAAATATTTGTGAACTGCTCCTTCTTACTCCAGCATAGATGCATCAAATGAACGAAAAATGTAGTGCCTTATACAGCTATGGTGGGCATGTTGAAACTTGAAAGATGTTTTCTTGATGGACAATAACTAGGATACCATATGCCATACATAAAAAAGGAGATTCACGATGGAACGGCTCACTGGATAAGTTATCGGAAATAAAAATGACAGGCAGAGCACATTAGCTAAAATTTTATCAATCTTCTGAACTCCACAATTTTATTTCCTCCTCGTTATATGCATTAAATTATCAAAGTGAATCTTCTGCGCATGAAAATAGACCAAGCAATGAAGCCTTACCTTAAAATTCTATGATAGCTACCTTGCTGAACAAGAGATTATAACTCGAGACACTTTAGTGTGCGGTTATTTCTTCCATAGTTCCAAGAGATTCAAGTATAATGACAATCTCAAAGATGGTTTACATTGAGTGATGTACCATGCTTGGTTAACTGCACTATCTAATAATTTGGTATGACTtgacttttttattttttattttttattttattttttatcttaACCTTTTCAGGCAGGGTGATTCCAGAGAGCGTGATCTACAGTTATGGAACTGTGCTTCTGGACCTTTTGAGTGGGAAGCATATTCCACCCAGCCATGTACAGTACTTTTATCACTCGTATTCATTTATGTTTTCctggtttttgtttttgttttttcagCATTATACCCTTTTAGGTTTCAGTTTCACTTTTTTAACTAATTACTCTCAAATACTTGAGCAGCATCttacaataattaattataacGCACATACTAGATACTAATGGCATAGTTGATAGTAAGTTTTGAGTTGATCAACCTCAGTACCATATAGCTGAATATTGAAAAGACGTAAGACAGAGAATGAAAAACACTTTTAATTCAGTAATTATTATGAGGAATGCAGAAGGATGTGATAGTCACATGAAATTTGCTGCATTAAAATGATTGTTGACCTCATTAGTCAATGATGTCATATATCCAAGATGACTTGTGTATTTTCTTAGTCTTTTAATTGATGAGTTTCTTAATGTTGAGCCTGTTCCTCAGGCTTTGGACCTGATTAGAGgaaaaaatgttttattggtGATGGACTCGTCCTTGGAGGGTCAATATGCTAACGACGATGCTACCGCACTAGTCGAACTTGCCTCAAAGTGCCTTCAGTATGAGGCTAGGGATAGGCCTAGTATCAAGTTTCTTCTTACTGCTGTAGCACCCCTTCAAAAGCAGAATGAGGTAACACTTCAATCTAGCAGATTTTCTTTTGTTATACGCACTTACCCATGATCACATAGATTTTGGAAAACCAACTGCTCCTGCTCTATTAGCTCAATATTTCGAATTAATTTGCAAACATGATGCTATTTACCATTGTAGGTCGCATCGCATGTGCTTATGGGTCTGACAAAAACCCCTGTGGTTCTGCCCACCATGCTATCTCCTCTTGGAAAGGCTTGTGCAAGAATGGACCTTACTGCCGTACAGGACATCTTGCTTAAGACAGGTTACAAAGATGATGAAGGTGCCGATAATGAGGTTAGCTATTTTCTTGTAATCTTTGAACATAGAATCAGAAACCATCTCAAGTTTGTTGGATATTCTAAGTATTACTCCAAATTCTTTTGTGCTTGAAGTATGTATTGAAAGTCAATGTTGCTTGTTTAGAACGTGTTACAATCTGAACTTTGATGCGTAATCTATGTTGTATGAAGTTATTCTACTTTTACCATTTGCAATTCATATTTATGTAATGTTTGCTCACTGAAATCATCTTGTAATTGGTGAAGCTCTCATTCCAAGAGTGGACACAACAAGTTCAAGACATGCTAAATACAAAGAAATTTGGGGATATTGCATTCCGAGACAAGGATTTCAAGAATGCGATTGACTACTACTCCAAGGTATAGTGTTCTTGTTTGCTCAAGATTGATATTCTACCATCGTATGTGTCGAGCATGTAATACCTTGTCCTACATCAAATCCTGGGATATATGTTAATGGCTTTCTAGTGCTACCAGTAGAACTTCTACAACAACTTGGATCAATAATTTCCATAAAGTGAGTGTGGATACGAAGTAAGTGGTTAGTAGAATCTGTATACAATCTTGCTTGTTTGAGCTTGTTTGGGGTGTGACAGGGCAGTTTCGCTGTTCATGTTCCTGCAAAGTCGAGGTTCATTCAGTAATTAGAGACTGTCCATTTACTCAAAATTCTGCATACCACCATTTTTTGGAAACATATCACACGTAACTTCTTATATGTAATGTTTCTCACCTCTTCTTTCCTAAACCGAATCCAATTATTTTGCTTCATGTAGCTTGTATCGTTGATGACTGTCCCATCTGGCACGGTATTCGTGAGGCGAGCTCTCTCTTATCTGATGATCGGCCAACCGGAACTTGCTTTGAGAGACGCCATGCAGGCTCAGGTTTGCTCGCCCGAATGGCCAACGGCCTTCTATATGCAGGCTCTTGCTCTTTCCAAGCTCGGAATGGAGACGGACGCACAGGATATGATCAACGACGGAGCAGCATTTGAAGCCAAGAAACAAAACAGTTGGCGAAACTAGATTACGCGGGCTTGTCTTCTGTTGAAAATCAAGTGTTTTATCGTGTTATGGGGCGGTGAAATTTGGTCGTGAGACGTTTGATATGTGTTGTAGTTCAAATAGATTCAAGTAATGGGATGTTTAAGTACTTCAGTAAGGCTACATTCTGGGCTGGTATTGTTGTGTTTTGTTCAAGAAATGTGTATCTGCCCTATCTTCCTAGTTTTACTGTTGTGGAAGAAATAATTATGCAAGTTATTCACACATAAATTGAAATTTTTTCacttacataaatatatataaatttgtaaTATTCATTTGTTTATCTTTAATAAAGTAGATATTCGTATATGAAATATCGAATCGCAACGGTTAGATCAATGCCGAGTTTGTCCTTAACGtttaaacaaaaatattaaagaaacaaactagttttaaaaaataatttattttaattttaagttgaaTACTAGTTCTGCACACCGCCCGATTTCTGGATCCCAACGCGCCGCCATGTGGCGGAGTTACTCATCCAAACTCGCCATCCTCCGCCCTTCTGCTCAACTTTTCCTCGGTCCTTCTTCTGAATCCTACCACCGTGGGCTTATGGTGCGCTATTTTTCCACCGCTCCTGAATCCACCGATCCAGTGAATTGGATCCAATCTGGATCAGCGGTTCAGTCTTTCGGATCACAGGTCACTTCAGCCAACGCGTTTGACTTGTCTTCTTTGGCGGCTGCGTCGATTCTGAAGGCTAAGGAAATGG from the Primulina eburnea isolate SZY01 chromosome 3, ASM2296580v1, whole genome shotgun sequence genome contains:
- the LOC140826684 gene encoding serine/threonine-protein kinase BSK2-like, whose amino-acid sequence is MGCLQSKTANVQSPDQESSQPDAKPDPENGGQLDQDQIPAFNEFALSELRAATNGFSSELIVSESGERAPNVVYRGKLRNNRLVAIKRFSKQSWPDPQQFVAEAAGVGKVRHKRMVNLIGCCAEGDERLLIAEYMPNDTLSKHLFHWDKQPLQWEMRVRIAYNIAEALDHCNAEDRKIYHDLNAYRVLFDEDGDPRLSSFGLMKNSRDGKSYSTNLAYTPPEFLRTGRVIPESVIYSYGTVLLDLLSGKHIPPSHALDLIRGKNVLLVMDSSLEGQYANDDATALVELASKCLQYEARDRPSIKFLLTAVAPLQKQNEVASHVLMGLTKTPVVLPTMLSPLGKACARMDLTAVQDILLKTGYKDDEGADNELSFQEWTQQVQDMLNTKKFGDIAFRDKDFKNAIDYYSKLVSLMTVPSGTVFVRRALSYLMIGQPELALRDAMQAQVCSPEWPTAFYMQALALSKLGMETDAQDMINDGAAFEAKKQNSWRN